In one window of Aphidius gifuensis isolate YNYX2018 linkage group LG4, ASM1490517v1, whole genome shotgun sequence DNA:
- the LOC122855630 gene encoding potassium channel subfamily T member 2 isoform X2 gives MIRKSGRISRSGDKPINIGKKYVKRSVNDTNNDNGFSLFINKKNNEQHDGVHGSNASTEPLLDVNNDKWDDGSDLQTPIVLTPVKSTSLKFHSTPKVCFETDNILSSRRSSTSKLQMSNSVRRRSRSMSAWSDLSRCSFKLDERVRVEYYVNENTFKERLQLYFIKNQRSSLRIRVANLFFKLLTCFLYIFRVITDNVPTFASCYGCTPGNKSDIIASQRLTEEEFIEHSTINWDAILWVRRPIELWLVEVILAVISLTESLLVAYLGYKGNIWQQLLSFHFILELINTIPFTITILYPPMRNLFIPVFLNCWLAKHSLENLFNDLHRAMQKSQSALSQQLMILSVTLLCLVFTSVCGIQHFQRAGHRHLNLFQSTYFVVVTFSTVGYGDFVPDIWPSQLYMVCMICVALIVLPTQFEQLAFTWMERQKLGGSYSSHRAQSEKHVVVCATSLAADTIMDFLNEFYAHPLLQDYYVVLLSPMELDTTMRMILQVPIWAQRVIYIQGSCLKDGDLVRARMNEAEACFVLAARNYADKTAADEHTILRSWAVKDFAPDVPQYVQIFRPENKLHVKFAEHVVCEDEFKYALLANNCTCPGASTLVTLLLHTSRGQEGQGSQEEWHRLYGKCSGNEIYHIILGDSRFFGEYEGKSFTYASFHSHRKYGVALVAVRPAELPEFYEDTILLNPGPRHIMKKTDTCYYMSITKEENSAFVVANNIVTTNNGDPTKVVIDSKHTEATTINPSCTTTATDANIGGNNNNTGGGGGVTRTGTEATLLTATTTTPTTTTTTAYNGNFITSTGGGNGITIDEISYQQDNNNYSTIITETGDTVPSAQVPPQVILQVLPSTPVLQHNNLLAFDVHPTYLDPSNLTDSRQCLRDCGSSPQTPLTLNHLDVPRSTDPNPNFLNPEGLMQRRGSRRPSILPVPDMLTSSTFHLPDQESLDHEGDESEDEMDDDVPWRSPSEKIAFKGIVKGFPPVSPFIGVSPTLCYLLKEKKPLCCLQLAQVCEHCNHRNAKEYNWQNKTIILAADYASNGIYNFIIPLRAHFRSKTSLNPIILLLERRPEIAFLDAISYFPLVYWMLGSIDCLDDLLRAGITLAENVVVVNKELSNSAEEDTLADCNTIVAVQTMFKFFPSIKSITELSQSSNMRFMQFRAHDKYALHLSKMEKVHFRGTSGVSYSKRPSKVTSREKERGSHISYMFRLPFAAGSVFSASMLDTLLYQAFVKDYVITFVRLLLGIDQAPGSGFLTSMQITKDDMWIRTYGRLYQKLCSTTYEIPIGIYRTQDTSVIDNSNYSMSMGDEARDNHAEQIERAEIANLVRSRMENLNLPTVDYDDVSEKRNNLSYVIINPSCDLKLEEGDIIYLVRPSPFSAQKTFERHNSRRKSNISFCSAQLIAQMSAAVQSAGIGMNNNNNFNNNNNNNNNNNNNNNNNNINKSNINYDTNRRGSGIGNVKAPPYGSTKSNSLSLPDSPTVAGCQRGRSNSLRVVDDILLRRSNSLRQGFNTRRKSSLENIGFNSLSSQSTNRNPIKIALNGSIGLEVTPPEEGGSTLCSGGSNTGILDIGLPSMPNICTPLGAGLGGSLGGLYDPPSISLSSTSQLPSLQLQLQQKNQPSQTSQSSQSSTSQQDPQHMQGTIV, from the exons aGTACGTGTTGAATATTACGttaatgaaaatacatttaaagaaagattacaattgtattttataaaaaatcaacgatCAA GTTTAAGAATAAGGGTAGCAAATCTTTTCTTCAAGCTACTAACATGctttctttatatattcagGGTTATTACAGACAATGTACCAACTTTTGCATCATG ttatggCTGTACACCTGGTAATAAATCAGATATAATAGCATCACAACGTCTTACTGAGGAAGAGTTTATTGAgcattcaacaataaattggGATGCTATATTGTGGGTGAGACGTCCCATTGAACTATGGCTTGTTGAAGTTATCCTTGCAGTCATATCATTAACAGAGTCACTTTTAGTTGCCTATCTCGGTTACAAG ggTAATATTTGGCAACaacttttatcatttcattttatCCTGGAACTTATTAATACAATACCATTTACAATAAcg aTATTATATCCACCaatgagaaatttatttataccagtttttttaaattgttggtTGGCAAAGCATTcgttagaaaatttattt aATGATTTACACAGAGCAATGCAAAAATCTCAATCGGCACTGAGTCAACAATTGATGATACTGAGTGTAACACTCTTGTGCCTTGTATTTACAAG CGTTTGTGGAATTCAACATTTCCAGAGAGCTGGACATAGACatcttaatttatttcaaagtaCATATTTCGTCGTCGTAACATTTTCAAcg GTGGGCTATGGAGATTTTGTTCCTGATATTTGGCCTTCTCAACTCTACATGGTTTGCATGATTTGTGTTGCACTTATTGTATTACCAACTCAG TTTGAACAACTTGCATTCACTTGGATGGAACGTCAAAAACTCGGTGGTTCATATTCATCACATCGTGCGCAGAGTGAAAAACATGTtgtg gtATGTGCAACGAGTCTAGCTGCTGATACCAttatggattttttaaatgaattttacgCTCATCCTCTTCTTCAA GATTATTATGTTGTGTTGTTGTCACCAATGGAATTGGACACAACAATGAGAATGATCCTTCAAGTACCAATTTGGGCACAAAGAGTTATTTATATTCAGGGCTCATGTTTGAAGGACGGTGACCTTGTTAGAGCACGAATGAATGAAGCTGAGGCATGTTTTGTTCTTGCAGCACGTAATTATGCTGATAAAACAGCTGCTGATGAGCATACAATTCTCag atcaTGGGCAGTTAAAGATTTTGCACCTGATGTACCACAGTATGTACAAATATTCCGTCCAGAAAATAAGCTACATGTTAAATTTGCTGAACATGTTGTTTGTgaagatgaatttaaatatgcaCTTTTGGCAAATAATTGCACGTGTCCAGGTGCATCAACGCTTGTTACATTGTTACTTCATACATCACGTGGACA agAAGGACAAGGCTCACAAGAAGAATGGCATAGACTGTATGGTAAATGTTCAggaaatgaaatttatcatattattctTGGTGATTCAAGATTTTTTGGTGAATATGAAGGTAAAAGTTTTACGTATGCATCATTTCATAGTCATCGTAAATATGGTGTTGCACTTGTTGCTGTAAGACCAGCTGAATTACCAGAATTTTATGAAGATACAATACTACTAAAtccag gaCCAAGgcatattatgaaaaaaacagACACGTGTTATTACATGAGTATTACGAAAGAAGAAAACTCAGCATTTGTCGTCGCGAATAATATCGtaacaacaaataatggtGATCCAACAAAAGTTGTAATTGATAGTAAACATACAGAAGCAACAACAATTAATCCATCTTgtacaacaacagcaactgATGCTAATATTggtggaaataataataatactggtggtggtggtggtgtaaCACGTACAGGAACTGAAGCAACATTGctaacagcaacaacaacaacaccaacgaccacaacaacaacagcatatAATGGAAATTTTATAACATCAACTGGAGGAGGGAATGGTATTacaattgatgaaatatcttatcaacaagataataataattattcaacaataataactgAGACAGGTGATACAGTGCCAAGTGCACAAGTACCTCCTCAGGTTATTTTACAGGTCCTTCCTAGCACGCCTGTCCTCCAACATAACAACCTACTCGCATTTGATGTCCACC caACTTATTTGGATCCATCAAATTTAACAGATTCAAGACAGTGTTTACGTGATTGTGGATCAAGTCCACAAACACCTCTCACGTTGAATCATCTTGATGTACCAAGATCAACAGATCCAAATCCAAATTTTCTTAATCCAGAAGGTCTCATGCAAAGACGAGGCAGTAGACGACCAAGTATTCTTCCAGTTCCAGATATGCTGACAAGCTCAACATTTCATTTACCAGATCAAGAATCATTGGATCATGAAGGTGATGAGTCAGAAGATGAAATGGATGATGATGTACCTTGGAGATCACCAAGTGAAAAAATTGc TTTTAAAGg AATTGTCAAGGGTTTTCCACCAGTTTCACCATTTATTGGTGTGTCACCAACTTTGTGCTATctattgaaggaaaaaaaaccaCTTTGTTGTTTACAATTAGCACAG gtTTGTGAGCATTGTAATCATAGAAATGCCAAAGAATATAATTggcaaaacaaaacaattattttagcaGCTGATTATGCAAGTAATggaatatataatttcataattcCCCTTCGAGCCCACTttag ATCAAAAACTTCATTaaatccaataatattattgttggaAAGAAGACCAGAAATAGCATTTCTCGATGCAATTTCCTATTTTCCTTTAGTTTATTGGATGCTTGGATCGATTGATTGTCTTGATGACTTATTACGAGCTGGTATAACACTTGCTgaaaatgttgttgttgttaacaAAGAGCTGAGTAATTCAGCTGAAGAGGATACATTAGCTGATTGTAATACAATTGTTGCTGTACAAACAATGTTCaa ATTTTTTCCAAGCATTAAAAGTATAACTGAATTATCACAATCAAGTAACATGAGATTTATGCAATTTCGAGCACATGATAAATATGCATTGCACCTCAGCAAAATGGAAAAGGTACACTTCCGTGGTACTTCTGGTGTCAGCTATTCTAAAAGGCCTTCAAAGGTCACTTCG cgTGAGAAAGAGAGAGGATCTCATATATCTTACATGTTCAGACTGCCATTTGCTGCAGGCAGTGTTTTTAGTGCATCAATGCTTGATACACTACTTTATCAAGCATTTGTTAAAGATTACGTAATAACATTTGTCAGATTATTACTTGGAATTGATCAAGCACCTGGTTCAGGATTTTTAACATcg ATGCAAATAACGAAAGACGACATGTGGATCAGAACATATGGAagattatatcaaaaattgtgCTCAACAACTTATGAAATACCAATTGGTATTTACAGAACTCAGGATACATCAGTCATTGATAATTCAAAC tATTCAATGAGTATGGGTGATGAAGCACGTGATAATCATGCTGAACAAATTGAAAGAGCAGAAATAGCAAATCTCGTACGTTCACgtatggaaaatttaaatcttcCAACagttgattatgatgatgtatcagaaaaacgtaataatttatcatatgttattattaatccaagttgtgatttaaaattagaagaaggtgatattatttatttagtacgACCAAGTCCATTTTCAGCTCAAAAAACATTTGAACGTCATAATTCACGTAGAAAAAGTAACATTAGTTTTTGTTCGGCACAATTAATTGCACAAATGAGTGCAGCTGTACAATCAGCTGGTATTggtatgaataataataataattttaataataataacaacaataacaacaacaataacaacaacaacaataataataatataaataaaagtaatattaattatgatacAAATCGTCGTGGTTCTGGAATTGGTAATGTTAAAGCACCACCTTATGGttcaacaaaatcaaattcattatcattaccAGATAGTCCAACTGTTGCTGGTTGTCAACGTGGACGTTCAAATTCATTAcgtgttgttgatgatatattattacgTAGAAGTAATTCATTACGTCAAGGTTTTAATACAAGACGTAAAAGTAGTCTTGAAAATATTGGctttaattcattatcatcacaatCAACAAATAGAAATCCAATTAAAATTGCATTAAATGGATCAATTGGTCTTGAAGTAACACCACCAGAAGAAGGTGGTAGTACATTATGTAGTGGTGGTAGTAATACTGGTATTCTTGATATTGGTTTACCATCAATGCCAAATATATGTACACCACTTGGTGCTGGTCTTGGTGGTTCACTTGGTGGTCTTTATGATCCTCcatcaatatcattatcatcaacatcacaATTACCATCATTACAATtacaattacaacaaaaaaatcaaccaTCACAAACATCACAATCATCACAATCATCAACGAGTCAACAAGATCCACAACATATGCAGGGTACTATTGTATGA
- the LOC122855630 gene encoding potassium channel subfamily T member 2 isoform X1, with protein MIRKSGRISRSGDKPINIGKKYVKRSVNDTNNDNGFSLFINKKNNEQHDGVHGSNASTEPLLDVNNDKWDDGSDLQTPIVLTPVKSTSLKFHSTPKVCFETDNILSSRRSSTSKLQMSNSVRRRSRSMSAWSDLSRCSFKLDERVRVEYYVNENTFKERLQLYFIKNQRSSLRIRVANLFFKLLTCFLYIFRVITDNVPTFASCYGCTPGNKSDIIASQRLTEEEFIEHSTINWDAILWVRRPIELWLVEVILAVISLTESLLVAYLGYKGNIWQQLLSFHFILELINTIPFTITILYPPMRNLFIPVFLNCWLAKHSLENLFNDLHRAMQKSQSALSQQLMILSVTLLCLVFTSVCGIQHFQRAGHRHLNLFQSTYFVVVTFSTVGYGDFVPDIWPSQLYMVCMICVALIVLPTQFEQLAFTWMERQKLGGSYSSHRAQSEKHVVVCATSLAADTIMDFLNEFYAHPLLQDYYVVLLSPMELDTTMRMILQVPIWAQRVIYIQGSCLKDGDLVRARMNEAEACFVLAARNYADKTAADEHTILRSWAVKDFAPDVPQYVQIFRPENKLHVKFAEHVVCEDEFKYALLANNCTCPGASTLVTLLLHTSRGQEGQGSQEEWHRLYGKCSGNEIYHIILGDSRFFGEYEGKSFTYASFHSHRKYGVALVAVRPAELPEFYEDTILLNPGPRHIMKKTDTCYYMSITKEENSAFVVANNIVTTNNGDPTKVVIDSKHTEATTINPSCTTTATDANIGGNNNNTGGGGGVTRTGTEATLLTATTTTPTTTTTTAYNGNFITSTGGGNGITIDEISYQQDNNNYSTIITETGDTVPSAQVPPQVILQVLPSTPVLQHNNLLAFDVHPTYLDPSNLTDSRQCLRDCGSSPQTPLTLNHLDVPRSTDPNPNFLNPEGLMQRRGSRRPSILPVPDMLTSSTFHLPDQESLDHEGDESEDEMDDDVPWRSPSEKIAFKGIVKGFPPVSPFIGVSPTLCYLLKEKKPLCCLQLAQVCEHCNHRNAKEYNWQNKTIILAADYASNGIYNFIIPLRAHFRSKTSLNPIILLLERRPEIAFLDAISYFPLVYWMLGSIDCLDDLLRAGITLAENVVVVNKELSNSAEEDTLADCNTIVAVQTMFKFFPSIKSITELSQSSNMRFMQFRAHDKYALHLSKMEKVHFRGTSGVSYSKRPSKVTSREKERGSHISYMFRLPFAAGSVFSASMLDTLLYQAFVKDYVITFVRLLLGIDQAPGSGFLTSMQITKDDMWIRTYGRLYQKLCSTTYEIPIGIYRTQDTSVIDNSNDDSDSDGVGVIYSKNKRRRSAAAAAACLLNCTSRDKNTGAYSMSMGDEARDNHAEQIERAEIANLVRSRMENLNLPTVDYDDVSEKRNNLSYVIINPSCDLKLEEGDIIYLVRPSPFSAQKTFERHNSRRKSNISFCSAQLIAQMSAAVQSAGIGMNNNNNFNNNNNNNNNNNNNNNNNNINKSNINYDTNRRGSGIGNVKAPPYGSTKSNSLSLPDSPTVAGCQRGRSNSLRVVDDILLRRSNSLRQGFNTRRKSSLENIGFNSLSSQSTNRNPIKIALNGSIGLEVTPPEEGGSTLCSGGSNTGILDIGLPSMPNICTPLGAGLGGSLGGLYDPPSISLSSTSQLPSLQLQLQQKNQPSQTSQSSQSSTSQQDPQHMQGTIV; from the exons aGTACGTGTTGAATATTACGttaatgaaaatacatttaaagaaagattacaattgtattttataaaaaatcaacgatCAA GTTTAAGAATAAGGGTAGCAAATCTTTTCTTCAAGCTACTAACATGctttctttatatattcagGGTTATTACAGACAATGTACCAACTTTTGCATCATG ttatggCTGTACACCTGGTAATAAATCAGATATAATAGCATCACAACGTCTTACTGAGGAAGAGTTTATTGAgcattcaacaataaattggGATGCTATATTGTGGGTGAGACGTCCCATTGAACTATGGCTTGTTGAAGTTATCCTTGCAGTCATATCATTAACAGAGTCACTTTTAGTTGCCTATCTCGGTTACAAG ggTAATATTTGGCAACaacttttatcatttcattttatCCTGGAACTTATTAATACAATACCATTTACAATAAcg aTATTATATCCACCaatgagaaatttatttataccagtttttttaaattgttggtTGGCAAAGCATTcgttagaaaatttattt aATGATTTACACAGAGCAATGCAAAAATCTCAATCGGCACTGAGTCAACAATTGATGATACTGAGTGTAACACTCTTGTGCCTTGTATTTACAAG CGTTTGTGGAATTCAACATTTCCAGAGAGCTGGACATAGACatcttaatttatttcaaagtaCATATTTCGTCGTCGTAACATTTTCAAcg GTGGGCTATGGAGATTTTGTTCCTGATATTTGGCCTTCTCAACTCTACATGGTTTGCATGATTTGTGTTGCACTTATTGTATTACCAACTCAG TTTGAACAACTTGCATTCACTTGGATGGAACGTCAAAAACTCGGTGGTTCATATTCATCACATCGTGCGCAGAGTGAAAAACATGTtgtg gtATGTGCAACGAGTCTAGCTGCTGATACCAttatggattttttaaatgaattttacgCTCATCCTCTTCTTCAA GATTATTATGTTGTGTTGTTGTCACCAATGGAATTGGACACAACAATGAGAATGATCCTTCAAGTACCAATTTGGGCACAAAGAGTTATTTATATTCAGGGCTCATGTTTGAAGGACGGTGACCTTGTTAGAGCACGAATGAATGAAGCTGAGGCATGTTTTGTTCTTGCAGCACGTAATTATGCTGATAAAACAGCTGCTGATGAGCATACAATTCTCag atcaTGGGCAGTTAAAGATTTTGCACCTGATGTACCACAGTATGTACAAATATTCCGTCCAGAAAATAAGCTACATGTTAAATTTGCTGAACATGTTGTTTGTgaagatgaatttaaatatgcaCTTTTGGCAAATAATTGCACGTGTCCAGGTGCATCAACGCTTGTTACATTGTTACTTCATACATCACGTGGACA agAAGGACAAGGCTCACAAGAAGAATGGCATAGACTGTATGGTAAATGTTCAggaaatgaaatttatcatattattctTGGTGATTCAAGATTTTTTGGTGAATATGAAGGTAAAAGTTTTACGTATGCATCATTTCATAGTCATCGTAAATATGGTGTTGCACTTGTTGCTGTAAGACCAGCTGAATTACCAGAATTTTATGAAGATACAATACTACTAAAtccag gaCCAAGgcatattatgaaaaaaacagACACGTGTTATTACATGAGTATTACGAAAGAAGAAAACTCAGCATTTGTCGTCGCGAATAATATCGtaacaacaaataatggtGATCCAACAAAAGTTGTAATTGATAGTAAACATACAGAAGCAACAACAATTAATCCATCTTgtacaacaacagcaactgATGCTAATATTggtggaaataataataatactggtggtggtggtggtgtaaCACGTACAGGAACTGAAGCAACATTGctaacagcaacaacaacaacaccaacgaccacaacaacaacagcatatAATGGAAATTTTATAACATCAACTGGAGGAGGGAATGGTATTacaattgatgaaatatcttatcaacaagataataataattattcaacaataataactgAGACAGGTGATACAGTGCCAAGTGCACAAGTACCTCCTCAGGTTATTTTACAGGTCCTTCCTAGCACGCCTGTCCTCCAACATAACAACCTACTCGCATTTGATGTCCACC caACTTATTTGGATCCATCAAATTTAACAGATTCAAGACAGTGTTTACGTGATTGTGGATCAAGTCCACAAACACCTCTCACGTTGAATCATCTTGATGTACCAAGATCAACAGATCCAAATCCAAATTTTCTTAATCCAGAAGGTCTCATGCAAAGACGAGGCAGTAGACGACCAAGTATTCTTCCAGTTCCAGATATGCTGACAAGCTCAACATTTCATTTACCAGATCAAGAATCATTGGATCATGAAGGTGATGAGTCAGAAGATGAAATGGATGATGATGTACCTTGGAGATCACCAAGTGAAAAAATTGc TTTTAAAGg AATTGTCAAGGGTTTTCCACCAGTTTCACCATTTATTGGTGTGTCACCAACTTTGTGCTATctattgaaggaaaaaaaaccaCTTTGTTGTTTACAATTAGCACAG gtTTGTGAGCATTGTAATCATAGAAATGCCAAAGAATATAATTggcaaaacaaaacaattattttagcaGCTGATTATGCAAGTAATggaatatataatttcataattcCCCTTCGAGCCCACTttag ATCAAAAACTTCATTaaatccaataatattattgttggaAAGAAGACCAGAAATAGCATTTCTCGATGCAATTTCCTATTTTCCTTTAGTTTATTGGATGCTTGGATCGATTGATTGTCTTGATGACTTATTACGAGCTGGTATAACACTTGCTgaaaatgttgttgttgttaacaAAGAGCTGAGTAATTCAGCTGAAGAGGATACATTAGCTGATTGTAATACAATTGTTGCTGTACAAACAATGTTCaa ATTTTTTCCAAGCATTAAAAGTATAACTGAATTATCACAATCAAGTAACATGAGATTTATGCAATTTCGAGCACATGATAAATATGCATTGCACCTCAGCAAAATGGAAAAGGTACACTTCCGTGGTACTTCTGGTGTCAGCTATTCTAAAAGGCCTTCAAAGGTCACTTCG cgTGAGAAAGAGAGAGGATCTCATATATCTTACATGTTCAGACTGCCATTTGCTGCAGGCAGTGTTTTTAGTGCATCAATGCTTGATACACTACTTTATCAAGCATTTGTTAAAGATTACGTAATAACATTTGTCAGATTATTACTTGGAATTGATCAAGCACCTGGTTCAGGATTTTTAACATcg ATGCAAATAACGAAAGACGACATGTGGATCAGAACATATGGAagattatatcaaaaattgtgCTCAACAACTTATGAAATACCAATTGGTATTTACAGAACTCAGGATACATCAGTCATTGATAATTCAAAC GATGACTCTGACAGTGATGGTGTTGGTGtgatatatagtaaaaataaaagacgtcgttcagcagcagcagcagctgCATGTCTATTAAATTGTACATCTCGAGATAAAAATACAGGAGCT tATTCAATGAGTATGGGTGATGAAGCACGTGATAATCATGCTGAACAAATTGAAAGAGCAGAAATAGCAAATCTCGTACGTTCACgtatggaaaatttaaatcttcCAACagttgattatgatgatgtatcagaaaaacgtaataatttatcatatgttattattaatccaagttgtgatttaaaattagaagaaggtgatattatttatttagtacgACCAAGTCCATTTTCAGCTCAAAAAACATTTGAACGTCATAATTCACGTAGAAAAAGTAACATTAGTTTTTGTTCGGCACAATTAATTGCACAAATGAGTGCAGCTGTACAATCAGCTGGTATTggtatgaataataataataattttaataataataacaacaataacaacaacaataacaacaacaacaataataataatataaataaaagtaatattaattatgatacAAATCGTCGTGGTTCTGGAATTGGTAATGTTAAAGCACCACCTTATGGttcaacaaaatcaaattcattatcattaccAGATAGTCCAACTGTTGCTGGTTGTCAACGTGGACGTTCAAATTCATTAcgtgttgttgatgatatattattacgTAGAAGTAATTCATTACGTCAAGGTTTTAATACAAGACGTAAAAGTAGTCTTGAAAATATTGGctttaattcattatcatcacaatCAACAAATAGAAATCCAATTAAAATTGCATTAAATGGATCAATTGGTCTTGAAGTAACACCACCAGAAGAAGGTGGTAGTACATTATGTAGTGGTGGTAGTAATACTGGTATTCTTGATATTGGTTTACCATCAATGCCAAATATATGTACACCACTTGGTGCTGGTCTTGGTGGTTCACTTGGTGGTCTTTATGATCCTCcatcaatatcattatcatcaacatcacaATTACCATCATTACAATtacaattacaacaaaaaaatcaaccaTCACAAACATCACAATCATCACAATCATCAACGAGTCAACAAGATCCACAACATATGCAGGGTACTATTGTATGA